Proteins co-encoded in one Capsicum annuum cultivar UCD-10X-F1 chromosome 9, UCD10Xv1.1, whole genome shotgun sequence genomic window:
- the LOC124887090 gene encoding uncharacterized protein LOC124887090: MDLLAKNLLSGKTDMVKAVDAQGTISAGADAEANYVIVEKEVSVDESEGRNPVKSEKVNGFINMSEKEDDKKRKWYGNKLPRTPPPFLQRLKNKKNNEKFSKFMAKKKVSCEMVENLHHCSAVSSQSLVQKKPDPGAFTILCIVGPVKFEKALCDLGANRSIKRPMGILHDVLVKVADFILPANFVVLDYDVDFKVPIILGRTLLATRRVLVNLELNELNF; encoded by the exons ATGGACTTGCTGGCTAAGAATTTGCTATCCGGCAAGACTGACATGGTTAAGGCTGTGGATGCTCAAGGTACCATATCTGCAGGAGCTGATGCTGAGGCCAACTACgtga TCGTGGAGAAGGAGGTAAGTGTTGATGAATCAGAAGGAAGAAATCCAGTGAAGTCTGAGAAGGTGAATGGCTTTATTAACATGTCAGAGAAAGAAGACGACAAAAAGAGGAAGTGGTATGGAAATAAATTGCCAAGAACACCACCTCCATTTCTGCAGAggttgaagaataaaaaaaataatgaaaaatttagcaagttcatggca aagaagaaagtaagTTGTGAGATGGTGGaaaatctccaccattgtagtgctGTTTCATCACAGTCCTTAGTACAGAAAAAGCCTGATcctggtgctttcactattctGTGCATAGTAGGACCTGTGAAATTTGAGAAAGCTTTGTGTGACCTTGGcgcaa ataggtcaatCAAAAGACCTATGGGTATTCTACATGATGTGCTGGTGAAAGTGGCCGACTTCATTCTCCCTGCGAATTTTGTGGTTCtagactatgatgttgattttaAGGTGCCTATTATTCTGGGAAGAACATTATTGGCCACAAGGAGAGTGCTAGTTAATTTGGAGCTCAATGAGCTCAATTTTTGA